The following are encoded together in the Streptomyces sp. NBC_01465 genome:
- the hutI gene encoding imidazolonepropionase, with amino-acid sequence MTTTAITHIASLVTNDPSLGDGSPIGLIQDAAVVIDGDRIVWVGESSKAPATDNAVDAAGKAVIPGFVDSHSHLVFAGDRTAEFNARMSGQSYSAGGIRTTVAATRAATDDQLSANVAKYLHEALRQGTTTLETKSGYGLTVEDEARALRIAATHTDEVTYLGAHIVSPDYADDPAAYVDLVTGEMLEACAPHARWIDVFCEKGAFDGDQARAVLTAGKAKGLLPRIHANQLSYGPGVQLAVELDAASADHCTHLTDADVEALAQGNTVATLLPGAEFSTRATWPDARRLLDAGATVALSTDCNPGSSFTSSMPFCIALAVRDMGMTPDEAIWSATAGGAQALRRTDIGVVREGARADLTLLDAPSHVHLAYRPGVPLVSQVWRAGAAQL; translated from the coding sequence CGACGGCGACCGCATCGTCTGGGTCGGTGAATCAAGCAAAGCACCCGCCACTGACAATGCCGTCGACGCAGCCGGAAAGGCCGTGATTCCGGGCTTCGTCGACTCCCACTCCCACCTGGTCTTCGCAGGCGACCGCACCGCCGAGTTCAACGCCCGCATGTCGGGCCAGAGTTATTCGGCCGGCGGCATCCGCACCACCGTCGCCGCCACCCGCGCCGCCACCGACGACCAGCTCTCCGCCAACGTGGCGAAGTACCTCCACGAGGCGCTCCGCCAGGGCACCACCACCCTGGAGACCAAGTCCGGCTACGGCCTCACGGTCGAGGACGAGGCCCGCGCCCTGCGCATCGCCGCCACCCACACCGACGAAGTCACCTACCTCGGCGCCCACATCGTCTCGCCCGACTACGCCGACGATCCGGCCGCCTACGTGGACCTCGTCACCGGCGAGATGCTCGAAGCCTGCGCCCCCCACGCCCGCTGGATCGACGTCTTCTGCGAGAAGGGCGCCTTCGACGGCGACCAGGCCCGCGCCGTCCTCACCGCCGGCAAGGCCAAGGGCCTCCTCCCGCGCATCCACGCCAACCAGCTCTCCTACGGCCCCGGCGTCCAGCTCGCGGTCGAACTCGACGCGGCGAGCGCCGACCACTGCACCCACCTCACGGACGCCGACGTGGAAGCCCTCGCCCAGGGAAACACCGTCGCCACGCTGCTCCCCGGCGCAGAGTTCTCCACCCGCGCCACCTGGCCCGACGCCCGCCGCCTCCTCGACGCCGGCGCGACCGTCGCGCTCTCCACGGACTGCAACCCGGGCTCGTCCTTCACGTCCTCGATGCCGTTCTGCATCGCCCTGGCGGTACGGGACATGGGCATGACCCCCGACGAGGCGATCTGGTCCGCCACGGCCGGCGGGGCCCAGGCCCTGCGCCGCACCGACATCGGTGTCGTACGCGAAGGAGCCCGCGCCGACCTCACGCTCCTCGACGCCCCCTCGCACGTCCACCTCGCGTACCGACCCGGCGTACCCCTGGTCTCACAGGTCTGGCGCGCGGGCGCAGCCCAGCTGTAA
- a CDS encoding aspartate/glutamate racemase family protein translates to MKTIGLIGGMSWESSAEYYRLLNELVRERLGGLHSTRCVLHSVDFAEIEQLQVAGEWEQAGEVLAGAARGLEAAGADLLLICTNTMHKVADQVQQAVSVPLLHLADATADAVRAQGLTRIGLLGTAFTMEQAFYKDRLAAHGLDVLTPDPEGRALVHRVIYEELCLGVVRDESRAAYQDVIRGLVDAGAQGVVLGCTEIELLIGEKDSPVPVFPTTRLHAEAAVAAALGG, encoded by the coding sequence ATGAAGACGATCGGCCTCATCGGCGGCATGAGCTGGGAATCCAGCGCGGAGTACTACCGGCTGCTCAATGAGCTCGTACGGGAACGCCTCGGCGGCCTCCACTCCACCCGCTGCGTCCTGCACTCCGTCGACTTCGCCGAGATCGAGCAGCTGCAGGTCGCGGGCGAGTGGGAGCAGGCCGGCGAGGTCCTCGCCGGGGCCGCCCGAGGCCTCGAAGCCGCCGGGGCCGACCTCCTGCTGATCTGCACCAACACCATGCACAAGGTCGCCGACCAGGTGCAGCAGGCGGTCTCCGTGCCCCTGCTGCACCTCGCGGACGCGACCGCCGACGCGGTACGCGCGCAGGGCCTGACGCGCATCGGCCTGCTCGGCACGGCCTTCACCATGGAGCAGGCGTTCTACAAGGACCGCCTGGCCGCCCACGGCCTCGACGTCCTCACACCCGACCCTGAGGGGCGCGCGCTCGTCCACCGTGTCATCTACGAGGAGCTCTGCCTCGGCGTCGTACGCGACGAGTCCAGGGCCGCCTACCAGGACGTGATCCGGGGCCTCGTCGACGCGGGCGCTCAGGGCGTCGTCCTCGGCTGCACCGAGATCGAGCTGCTGATCGGCGAGAAGGACAGCCCCGTTCCGGTCTTCCCGACCACTCGCCTGCACGCCGAGGCAGCCGTCGCCGCCGCGCTGGGCGGGTAA
- a CDS encoding lipid II:glycine glycyltransferase FemX, which translates to MSLTVRTITTEEHLGHLALYPSASPLQTPAWGRVKQGWDAESVGWFDAGGVQRDAALVLYRQAPGTRRSLAYVPEGPAVDWFLPHLVEGRLRPLLNHARERGAFAVRMGPPVVVRHWEASTVEAALADPAVGRARRLGEVPADWTDPRALALTERLRALGWRPVEDGVGQPGFVVRVGLAGREVEELRAGLGAFWRKGIEVADESGVRVGWGTEADLGDFHALYARDAARGGRSARPVEYFRRMWEALNADGADGLRLYLAEYEGEVVAAALMTLSGPVVRHAYTGPAVRHRELRPSCALHWRMLCDAHAMGAEFYELGGVTDGLEEGSVAGGPGLGRLRFKVGSGGRVEELLGEWEFSLGRMLHKALDVYLARR; encoded by the coding sequence ATGAGCCTGACGGTACGGACGATCACCACCGAGGAGCACCTCGGTCACCTCGCCCTGTACCCGTCCGCCAGTCCGCTGCAGACGCCGGCCTGGGGCCGGGTCAAGCAGGGGTGGGACGCGGAGAGCGTCGGGTGGTTCGACGCGGGCGGTGTGCAGCGGGACGCGGCGCTGGTGCTGTACCGGCAGGCGCCGGGGACGCGGCGGTCCCTCGCGTATGTGCCGGAGGGGCCCGCGGTGGACTGGTTCCTGCCGCATCTGGTGGAGGGGCGGCTGCGGCCGCTGCTGAACCATGCGCGCGAGCGGGGCGCTTTTGCGGTGCGGATGGGGCCGCCGGTCGTCGTACGGCACTGGGAGGCGTCCACCGTCGAGGCGGCGCTGGCCGATCCTGCGGTGGGGCGGGCGCGGCGGCTCGGCGAGGTGCCGGCCGACTGGACCGATCCGCGGGCGCTGGCGCTGACCGAGCGGCTGCGGGCGCTGGGGTGGCGGCCTGTGGAGGACGGGGTGGGGCAGCCGGGGTTCGTGGTGCGGGTGGGGCTTGCGGGGCGCGAGGTGGAGGAACTCCGGGCGGGGCTCGGTGCGTTCTGGAGGAAAGGCATCGAGGTCGCGGACGAGAGCGGGGTGCGGGTCGGGTGGGGAACCGAGGCTGATCTGGGTGATTTCCATGCCCTGTACGCGCGCGACGCCGCCCGCGGAGGCCGCTCGGCCCGCCCGGTGGAGTACTTCCGGCGGATGTGGGAGGCGCTGAACGCGGACGGGGCCGACGGGCTGCGGTTGTATCTCGCCGAGTACGAGGGCGAGGTGGTGGCGGCCGCGCTGATGACCCTCTCCGGGCCGGTGGTCCGGCATGCGTACACCGGTCCCGCCGTACGCCACCGGGAGCTGCGGCCCAGCTGCGCGCTGCACTGGCGGATGCTGTGCGACGCGCATGCGATGGGGGCCGAGTTCTATGAACTGGGCGGCGTGACGGACGGGTTGGAGGAGGGGTCGGTCGCAGGCGGTCCCGGGCTCGGGCGGCTGCGCTTCAAGGTGGGGTCGGGCGGGCGGGTGGAGGAACTGCTCGGCGAGTGGGAGTTCTCGCTGGGGCGGATGCTGCACAAGGCGCTGGACGTGTATCTCGCGCGGCGTTGA